In one window of Mucilaginibacter auburnensis DNA:
- a CDS encoding YfhO family protein has protein sequence MNNWFKRNGIHFAIIGIFFIMCFVYFTPAFQGKVLGQSDVTGAQSTQTEINAYKEKGETILWTNQIFGGMPVFQIWVPYTNNITSHVITALKTVFPNPIDTVMILLAGAYFLFIVLRLNPWLAAAGAVAFTFSSYNIIYIVAGHSNQTFAIAFFAPILASIILTLRGKHVLGGALTAFFLAMEIRANHLQMTYYLMLAVFILVIVEVVYAARNKILPALLKSTGFLVAGLCIAVAVNASMLWSNAEYAKETIRGKSNLTSTTKEPNNGLAKDYAYEYSQGVAECFTFLIPNAYGGGSGTETIDQNSNITKAFTAKQIPEEEAVKYATQISNQFPGFSTYWGNKTFTSGPWYFGAAICFLFVLGLIIVKDRLKWWILATVILTMFLSFGRNFPYISDLFFNYFPLYNKFRAVESILAVTMLCFPILSILAIKELTENTDKKALQKSALLSLYITGGLALLFVILPDVILNFRAHDQAEGTTALAQALQGDNNLASAVSNGIVQDRISLARADAIRSLIFVALAFGIVFAYIKQKINVTILSVAVLALVLVDLWQVDKRYLKNENFAEKQLSNKPEPREVDTFIARDPDPNFRVFDATVNPKVDFMNPFFHKSFSGYSAARLKRFEELLDNQFSRSVNQDVLDMLNVKYIITGNQQTQALSMQANSTTCGNAWFVKSVKYAKNADEEMKAISSFDPKLEAIVDEQYKTLIGDKTTFADGSTIKLTSYNPDHLVYQSGTTAPQIAVFSEIFYDKGWTMLIDGKESPYFRANYLLRAAQIPVGNHKIEFIFHPASYYTGEGISLAGSVLLVLAIGAAGYIETKNKGIKKA, from the coding sequence ATGAATAACTGGTTCAAGCGCAATGGCATTCACTTTGCCATTATCGGCATATTTTTTATAATGTGCTTTGTTTACTTTACGCCTGCGTTTCAGGGTAAAGTGTTAGGCCAAAGCGACGTAACCGGCGCGCAATCTACCCAAACAGAAATTAATGCCTATAAAGAAAAAGGCGAAACTATATTATGGACTAACCAAATATTTGGCGGCATGCCCGTTTTCCAGATATGGGTTCCATACACCAACAACATCACCAGCCACGTAATAACTGCGCTTAAAACGGTGTTCCCTAACCCTATTGATACGGTTATGATATTGTTGGCAGGCGCTTACTTCCTGTTTATTGTTTTACGCCTTAACCCATGGCTGGCAGCTGCCGGCGCAGTAGCGTTTACCTTCTCGTCATACAATATAATATATATAGTAGCCGGTCACTCCAACCAAACGTTTGCCATAGCATTTTTTGCGCCTATACTGGCCAGCATAATTTTAACGCTGCGCGGCAAGCATGTTTTAGGCGGGGCCTTAACAGCTTTCTTTCTGGCGATGGAGATACGCGCCAATCACCTGCAAATGACTTATTACCTGATGCTGGCCGTGTTTATACTGGTAATAGTTGAGGTTGTATACGCGGCAAGAAACAAAATCTTACCTGCGCTGCTAAAATCAACAGGCTTTTTAGTAGCTGGCTTGTGCATTGCAGTTGCAGTTAACGCATCTATGTTATGGAGCAACGCTGAATATGCTAAAGAAACCATCCGTGGTAAATCAAACTTAACTTCAACCACTAAGGAACCTAACAATGGTTTAGCTAAAGATTACGCTTATGAATACAGCCAGGGCGTAGCGGAATGCTTTACATTTCTAATACCTAACGCTTATGGCGGTGGTTCGGGCACTGAAACTATTGATCAGAACTCCAACATTACAAAAGCTTTTACAGCCAAGCAAATTCCCGAAGAGGAAGCCGTGAAATACGCTACGCAGATCAGTAACCAGTTTCCTGGCTTCAGCACGTATTGGGGTAATAAAACCTTTACCAGCGGTCCGTGGTATTTTGGTGCGGCCATTTGCTTCCTGTTTGTTTTAGGCTTGATCATTGTTAAAGACCGCCTCAAATGGTGGATACTGGCAACAGTAATATTGACCATGTTCTTGTCTTTCGGTCGTAACTTCCCTTATATTTCCGACCTTTTCTTTAACTATTTCCCGCTGTACAATAAATTCCGTGCGGTTGAGTCAATATTGGCTGTTACCATGTTGTGCTTCCCTATATTGTCGATATTGGCAATAAAAGAATTAACGGAAAATACAGATAAAAAAGCGCTGCAGAAAAGTGCATTATTATCACTTTACATTACTGGTGGCCTTGCTTTACTATTTGTAATATTGCCGGATGTTATACTGAATTTCCGCGCTCATGACCAGGCTGAAGGAACTACAGCATTGGCACAGGCTTTACAAGGTGATAACAACCTTGCCTCAGCGGTATCAAACGGAATTGTGCAAGATCGTATCAGCCTGGCACGTGCCGACGCTATCAGGTCATTGATATTTGTGGCACTGGCGTTTGGTATTGTATTCGCTTACATCAAACAAAAAATTAACGTAACTATACTTTCTGTTGCTGTTCTGGCTTTGGTATTGGTGGATTTATGGCAAGTTGATAAACGTTATTTGAAGAACGAGAATTTTGCAGAAAAGCAACTATCCAACAAACCTGAGCCCCGTGAAGTTGACACGTTTATAGCGCGTGACCCTGATCCCAACTTCAGGGTGTTTGATGCGACGGTTAATCCTAAGGTTGACTTTATGAATCCTTTCTTTCATAAATCATTCAGTGGATATTCTGCCGCGCGTTTAAAACGTTTTGAGGAACTGTTAGATAATCAATTTAGCCGTAGCGTAAATCAGGATGTGTTAGACATGCTGAACGTTAAATACATTATTACCGGCAACCAGCAAACGCAGGCGTTAAGCATGCAAGCCAACAGTACTACCTGTGGTAATGCATGGTTTGTAAAAAGCGTTAAATATGCTAAAAATGCTGATGAAGAAATGAAAGCCATCAGCAGTTTTGACCCTAAATTGGAAGCTATTGTTGATGAACAATACAAAACTTTAATAGGTGACAAAACCACTTTTGCAGATGGGTCAACAATTAAGCTTACAAGCTATAATCCCGATCATTTGGTTTATCAAAGTGGTACAACGGCTCCTCAAATAGCCGTTTTCTCTGAGATATTTTATGATAAAGGCTGGACCATGCTGATTGATGGTAAAGAATCACCATACTTCCGTGCCAACTACTTATTGCGTGCCGCGCAAATACCGGTGGGTAACCATAAAATTGAGTTTATCTTCCACCCTGCGTCTTACTATACAGGTGAAGGTATTTCGCTTGCCGGCTCTGTTTTATTAGTATTAGCCATTGGTGCAGCAGGATATATCGAAACTAAAAATAAGGGCATTAAAAAAGCTTAA
- a CDS encoding putative oxidoreductase C-terminal domain-containing protein, protein MKLRSVLMMTALFAACSPKKDDKSAFSVHLITVDPGHFHAALVQKSMYPEVDTVVHVYAPEGDDLQQHMDRIHAYNTREENPTEWKEKIHVGTHFFDEMLEQKKGNVVVLAGNNQKKTDYIKRSVDAGLNVLSDKPMAIDATGFETLKSAFESAKKNDVLLYDIMTERYEITTVLQRELSMLPEVFGTLEQGTPENPAVTKESVHHFYKYVSGNVLVRPTWFMDAAQQGEGIVDVTTHLVDLVQWECFPEKAIDYKKDIRLQSAKRWQTDMTLSQFKTITGVNQFPDFLKKDIVQDSVLKIYSNGEINYTIKGVHAKVSVTWNYKAPEGTGDTHFSTMRGTKANLSIKQGAEQQYKPELYIEQATGQAPLNEQVLQQQIEKLQAKYPGIALKKVKNGWWVTIPDNFKEGHEAHFARVMEKFLEYFKNKNMPAWEVPNMLAKYYTTTAALELAKKSK, encoded by the coding sequence ATGAAGTTAAGATCTGTTTTAATGATGACCGCTTTGTTTGCGGCCTGCTCGCCTAAAAAAGATGATAAGTCGGCTTTTTCTGTTCACCTGATCACTGTTGATCCGGGACATTTCCACGCTGCGCTGGTTCAAAAAAGCATGTATCCTGAAGTAGATACCGTTGTACATGTTTACGCACCGGAAGGAGACGACCTGCAACAACACATGGATAGAATACATGCCTACAACACGCGCGAAGAAAACCCAACAGAATGGAAGGAAAAAATACACGTAGGCACGCATTTTTTCGATGAGATGTTAGAGCAGAAAAAAGGAAATGTTGTAGTGTTGGCAGGTAACAATCAAAAGAAAACCGATTATATAAAGCGCTCTGTTGACGCCGGATTAAATGTACTTTCTGACAAGCCCATGGCTATTGATGCAACGGGGTTTGAAACACTAAAGAGTGCATTTGAAAGCGCTAAGAAAAATGATGTATTGTTGTACGACATTATGACTGAGCGGTATGAAATTACTACAGTATTGCAACGCGAACTTTCTATGTTGCCGGAGGTTTTTGGCACCCTGGAACAGGGAACACCGGAAAATCCGGCAGTAACCAAAGAAAGCGTTCACCATTTTTACAAATATGTTTCGGGAAATGTATTGGTGCGCCCAACTTGGTTTATGGATGCAGCACAACAGGGTGAAGGCATTGTTGATGTAACAACCCACCTGGTAGATCTGGTACAATGGGAGTGCTTTCCTGAAAAAGCTATAGATTATAAAAAAGATATTAGGCTGCAGAGTGCTAAAAGATGGCAAACAGATATGACCTTGAGTCAGTTTAAAACTATAACCGGCGTTAATCAATTTCCTGATTTTCTTAAAAAGGATATTGTACAGGACAGCGTTTTAAAAATATACTCAAATGGAGAGATCAATTACACCATTAAAGGTGTACATGCTAAGGTGTCTGTAACATGGAATTATAAGGCGCCTGAAGGTACTGGCGACACGCATTTCTCTACTATGCGCGGCACCAAAGCAAATCTTTCTATAAAACAGGGAGCTGAACAGCAATACAAACCCGAGCTTTACATTGAACAAGCTACCGGCCAAGCTCCTTTAAACGAGCAGGTATTACAGCAGCAGATTGAGAAACTACAAGCTAAATACCCGGGCATAGCGTTAAAGAAAGTTAAAAATGGCTGGTGGGTTACCATTCCTGATAACTTTAAAGAAGGCCACGAGGCGCACTTTGCCCGTGTTATGGAAAAGTTTTTGGAGTATTTTAAAAACAAGAACATGCCTGCATGGGAAGTGCCAAACATGTTAGCTAAGTATTACACTACTACCGCCGCTTTAGAACTGGCGAAGAAGAGTAAATAA
- a CDS encoding glycoside hydrolase, with product MNKFSVFVLIAAAFLFGCKKSKTAEPPSTAEISLGGAISATAGVTGMANVDANTSQQNISGFGGASILQWRGDLTAAQRQKLFSPVDGLGFSALRVRIPNSAADFAAEKPTIDAAKSFGANVIATAWSAPASMKTNNNIVGGKLKTSSYADYAAFLKSYVTAVGGVTAISPTNEPNYGVDYESMSMTAEEVADFVAAQGENVGAPVMAPEPFNMSQTYIGTYLANAAANAKTAYIAGHIYGTPPTAFTPGKEIWMTEHYTNNNDGNDWVGALSVGKEIHDCMTAGYSMYVWWYMCRYYGLMSETSDTPTKRGYAMAQFSKWIRPGFRKIASTATPQSNVFLSAYKSGSKLVLVIINFNSSMVAQPIGLTGISATGFNRYYTDANNNLKASNFTIPGNNFIINLAPLSVTTLVSM from the coding sequence ATGAACAAATTTTCTGTTTTCGTACTCATTGCCGCTGCCTTTCTTTTTGGATGTAAAAAATCAAAAACTGCTGAGCCTCCTTCTACAGCCGAAATCAGCTTAGGTGGTGCAATAAGTGCTACCGCGGGTGTAACCGGAATGGCTAATGTAGATGCCAATACATCACAACAAAACATCAGTGGTTTTGGCGGGGCAAGTATATTGCAGTGGCGCGGGGATCTTACAGCTGCGCAAAGGCAAAAGCTTTTTTCACCCGTTGATGGTTTAGGTTTTAGTGCTTTGCGGGTACGTATACCCAATTCCGCCGCTGATTTTGCTGCCGAAAAGCCAACAATTGATGCTGCAAAATCATTTGGGGCTAATGTTATAGCCACTGCATGGTCGGCACCCGCATCTATGAAAACCAACAATAACATTGTTGGTGGCAAGCTAAAAACAAGCTCATATGCAGATTACGCGGCCTTTTTAAAAAGCTATGTTACTGCTGTGGGTGGAGTAACAGCAATAAGTCCTACTAATGAGCCCAATTACGGCGTGGATTACGAATCAATGTCGATGACAGCTGAAGAGGTAGCTGATTTTGTAGCCGCACAAGGCGAAAACGTTGGCGCCCCTGTTATGGCACCCGAACCCTTTAATATGAGCCAAACTTATATTGGTACTTATTTAGCTAATGCTGCTGCCAACGCAAAAACAGCTTATATAGCAGGGCACATTTACGGCACTCCTCCTACCGCATTTACACCGGGTAAAGAAATTTGGATGACAGAGCATTATACCAATAACAACGATGGTAATGATTGGGTTGGTGCTTTAAGCGTAGGTAAAGAAATTCATGATTGTATGACAGCCGGCTATAGCATGTACGTTTGGTGGTACATGTGCCGTTACTACGGGTTAATGAGCGAAACAAGCGACACGCCAACCAAACGGGGATACGCCATGGCACAATTCAGCAAATGGATACGTCCGGGGTTCCGTAAAATTGCTTCAACGGCCACACCACAGTCTAACGTATTTCTGAGCGCCTACAAAAGCGGCTCAAAACTGGTGCTGGTAATTATCAATTTTAACAGCAGCATGGTGGCGCAACCCATTGGCTTGACCGGGATTTCGGCAACAGGCTTTAATCGTTATTATACCGATGCTAACAATAATTTGAAAGCCAGTAATTTTACTATTCCCGGAAATAATTTCATTATAAACCTGGCTCCGCTTAGTGTAACAACTTTGGTTTCTATGTAA
- a CDS encoding ABC transporter substrate-binding protein, with the protein MNRLTGFLCALVLVMLLSACGPSGKKDNKTVFKLNLDEGLTSLDPAFCRNRNTIWMDNQLYNGLVQIDDSLQTIPAIAKKWEISPDGKTYIFHLRNDVFFHDDEHFKNGIGRKVTAADFAYSFSRLIDPKVASSGSWIFSDKVTCKEAFQAVDDTTFRIQLRQPFAPFISMLTAQYCSVVPHEVVDFYGKDFRSHPVGTGPFKFKYWKEGETLVLLKNEKYFEHDAKGNQLPYLDAVQAGFIDDKQTSFLEFMKGNLDFLNDIDGSYRDDILTKAGHITTKYKGKFQLSTGPFLNTAYLGMLVDTNLAIVKNSPLRKLKVRQAINYAIDKRNLIKYLRNGLATPGEEGFIPKGMPGFDADKTNGYSYDPAKCQKLLAEAGYPNGRNMPVIQLNSTVAYHNLIEFVQGELERAGIKTNVEVMHGASLREMIAKNGINFFYGSWIADYPDGENYLSVFYSKNKIPFGPNYTGFNNKAFDKLYDASYHVKDDAQRHAIYQQMDNLILEKAPVVVLYYDKRVNLYQNKISGYSTNAQNQLTLKRVKKAE; encoded by the coding sequence ATGAACAGGCTTACCGGTTTTCTATGCGCGTTGGTGTTGGTAATGTTGCTATCTGCATGTGGGCCATCGGGTAAAAAGGATAACAAAACGGTATTCAAGCTCAACCTCGACGAGGGTCTAACCTCGCTTGACCCTGCCTTTTGCCGTAACCGTAACACCATCTGGATGGATAACCAGTTGTATAACGGACTGGTGCAGATTGATGATAGCCTGCAAACCATCCCGGCAATAGCTAAAAAATGGGAAATATCCCCCGATGGTAAAACGTATATCTTCCACCTGCGCAATGATGTTTTTTTTCATGACGATGAACACTTCAAAAACGGTATAGGCCGTAAAGTAACCGCTGCCGATTTTGCTTACAGTTTTTCCCGCCTGATAGACCCAAAGGTGGCATCATCCGGCTCATGGATATTTAGTGACAAGGTAACCTGTAAAGAAGCCTTCCAGGCTGTTGATGATACTACTTTTCGTATACAGCTGCGCCAGCCGTTCGCGCCTTTTATAAGCATGCTTACAGCGCAATACTGCTCGGTTGTGCCGCATGAAGTAGTTGATTTTTATGGCAAAGATTTTAGGAGCCATCCGGTAGGTACCGGTCCGTTTAAGTTTAAGTATTGGAAAGAGGGAGAGACCTTGGTGCTGCTCAAAAACGAAAAATATTTTGAGCATGATGCCAAAGGCAATCAACTACCTTATCTGGATGCTGTGCAGGCAGGCTTTATTGATGATAAGCAAACCTCGTTTCTGGAGTTCATGAAAGGCAATCTTGATTTTCTGAATGATATTGACGGTAGCTATCGCGATGATATCCTTACCAAAGCTGGGCATATCACCACAAAATATAAGGGTAAATTCCAATTGAGTACCGGTCCGTTTTTAAATACCGCGTATTTGGGTATGCTGGTTGATACCAATCTGGCTATTGTAAAAAACTCGCCCTTGCGCAAATTGAAGGTGAGGCAGGCCATTAATTATGCTATTGATAAACGTAACCTGATAAAATACCTGCGTAACGGCTTAGCCACCCCCGGCGAGGAGGGGTTTATACCCAAAGGTATGCCCGGTTTTGATGCCGATAAAACTAACGGCTACAGTTATGATCCTGCAAAGTGCCAGAAACTGCTGGCCGAGGCTGGCTATCCTAATGGCAGAAATATGCCGGTTATTCAACTCAATAGCACAGTGGCCTACCATAACCTGATAGAGTTTGTGCAAGGCGAGTTAGAGCGAGCTGGTATAAAAACCAATGTGGAGGTAATGCACGGCGCCAGCTTGCGCGAAATGATAGCCAAAAACGGTATTAACTTTTTCTACGGAAGCTGGATAGCAGATTACCCGGATGGCGAAAATTACCTTTCGGTTTTCTATTCCAAAAACAAAATACCGTTTGGCCCCAATTACACTGGTTTCAACAATAAGGCATTTGATAAATTATATGACGCATCCTATCATGTAAAAGATGATGCGCAGCGCCATGCCATTTACCAGCAAATGGATAATTTGATATTGGAAAAAGCTCCGGTGGTGGTTTTGTATTATGATAAGCGCGTAAACCTGTATCAAAATAAAATATCAGGCTATAGTACCAACGCGCAAAATCAGCTTACGTTAAAAAGGGTTAAAAAAGCGGAGTGA
- a CDS encoding Gfo/Idh/MocA family protein, producing the protein MENDENKEAGAFSRREFLASTGKLAAGSLLLSGFPTIVPSTVFGKTAPSNKINVAQIGCGRIARVHDLPSTLKIADARIMAICDLDTKRIDSTKKFIEEEYAKSTNKDNYMDVKTYVNYRDLLANKDIDAVMISTPDHWHAQLAVEAALAGKHIYCQKPTSLTIEEGRQMSDFISKTGVVFQLGSQQRSIDPWPQFKRACELVRNGYIGKLHTIKVGLPGDPAGGIATEMPIPANFNYDMWLGSTPYVYYTQDRAHPQNSVTARPGWLRCEQFGAGMITGWGVHHLDIAHWAMDTEYSGPLSAEATAEFPTKGFWNVHGDFEVTMQYRNDVKVIVSDKFPNGLRFEGTEGWVFVSRGDSQVSASDPASAKVPAFEASSAAIANAVIKPNQIKLYESAEQHSNWIESIQTKKPNISPVEVAHRSCSACLVAHAAMKLPGKLVFDPKKEMFVNNAEANKLLSRPQRYPYGTSYIKA; encoded by the coding sequence ATGGAAAATGATGAAAATAAGGAGGCGGGAGCGTTTTCGCGCCGCGAATTTTTAGCGTCGACAGGTAAGCTTGCCGCAGGGAGTTTATTGTTGAGTGGTTTCCCAACTATTGTTCCCTCAACGGTATTCGGCAAAACCGCGCCCAGCAACAAAATTAATGTGGCGCAAATTGGTTGCGGCCGTATAGCGAGGGTGCATGATCTCCCATCAACCTTAAAAATAGCCGATGCCCGTATTATGGCTATATGCGATCTGGATACTAAACGGATTGACAGTACCAAAAAGTTTATAGAAGAGGAGTATGCCAAAAGCACCAACAAGGATAACTACATGGACGTTAAAACCTATGTAAATTATCGCGACCTGTTGGCTAATAAAGATATTGATGCCGTGATGATCAGCACGCCCGATCATTGGCACGCGCAGTTGGCGGTTGAGGCGGCTTTAGCCGGTAAACATATTTACTGTCAAAAACCTACTTCGCTTACTATTGAGGAAGGTAGGCAGATGAGCGATTTTATCAGCAAAACAGGTGTGGTGTTTCAATTAGGAAGTCAACAACGTTCCATTGACCCCTGGCCGCAGTTTAAACGGGCGTGTGAGTTAGTGCGTAATGGCTACATAGGAAAGTTGCACACTATTAAAGTGGGCCTGCCCGGTGATCCTGCAGGTGGTATAGCAACTGAAATGCCAATACCCGCCAACTTTAATTATGATATGTGGCTGGGTTCAACGCCTTATGTTTATTATACGCAAGACAGAGCGCATCCGCAAAATTCTGTTACGGCGAGGCCGGGCTGGCTGCGTTGCGAGCAATTCGGTGCAGGCATGATAACCGGGTGGGGGGTGCATCATTTAGATATTGCACATTGGGCAATGGACACCGAATATTCAGGGCCATTGTCTGCAGAGGCTACTGCCGAGTTCCCAACTAAAGGTTTCTGGAATGTACACGGAGATTTTGAAGTAACCATGCAGTACAGAAATGATGTGAAAGTAATTGTGAGCGATAAGTTTCCTAACGGATTGCGTTTTGAAGGTACAGAAGGCTGGGTGTTCGTATCACGCGGAGATTCGCAGGTAAGCGCCTCTGATCCTGCATCGGCAAAAGTGCCTGCCTTTGAGGCCAGTAGCGCGGCCATTGCTAACGCGGTAATAAAACCCAATCAGATCAAATTATATGAGAGTGCTGAGCAGCACAGCAACTGGATAGAAAGCATCCAAACCAAAAAGCCTAATATTAGTCCGGTTGAAGTGGCTCACCGATCGTGCAGCGCCTGTTTGGTTGCACACGCGGCTATGAAGTTGCCTGGGAAATTAGTTTTTGATCCTAAAAAAGAAATGTTTGTTAATAATGCCGAAGCTAACAAGTTACTGTCTCGTCCGCAGCGATATCCGTATGGCACAAGTTACATTAAGGCTTAA
- a CDS encoding HAMP domain-containing sensor histidine kinase, whose translation MPVSKVSHGLFAFKKLNALWHDLIGSPDHFSLESRIFHSIAIGIVILAAIYVPYNFFAGLRIASLSGVVFVLVFSWQLYASRIKGRQHSSIIFALTGIIIFSVNYFSNAGINGSTDLIWPAYLLLVFAVAPYRQQTFWLTVYIACFFILHVLEYRYPQWVHYPFAPGNGQFIDRVTAFPIPAIAIYITIKFIRRSYDKERHQVNEKAAAIEVRNQQILQQTAQLELANAEKSKLMSIISHDLRAPLVNIQTYLELLNNEDIEPLQRSKFEKDLLSATRTTMNMLSNVLQWSKTQMDGTVVSLKNINLSQTLQSTFDLEKMMAKAKGLTFQYNIPPNITIIADADMLQLVVRNLTNNAIKFTPAGGSITIEAQQQLNDCRITVSDTGKGIPADKMSSIFTLNAQPTFGTNNERGAGLGLLLCKEFTERQGGRISFESSTDKGSRFFVFMPMA comes from the coding sequence ATGCCAGTATCAAAAGTTTCGCACGGTTTATTTGCCTTTAAGAAATTAAATGCACTCTGGCATGACTTAATAGGTAGCCCGGACCATTTCTCTTTAGAAAGCCGCATATTTCATTCAATAGCTATCGGTATAGTTATACTGGCCGCAATTTATGTACCTTATAATTTTTTTGCAGGCCTGCGCATTGCTTCACTGTCAGGCGTAGTGTTTGTGCTGGTGTTTTCGTGGCAATTATATGCTTCAAGAATTAAAGGCAGGCAGCACAGCAGCATAATATTTGCGCTCACAGGAATCATCATTTTTTCAGTTAATTACTTTAGCAATGCAGGCATCAACGGCTCAACAGATCTGATATGGCCCGCGTATTTACTGTTGGTTTTCGCTGTTGCGCCTTACCGGCAACAAACATTTTGGCTTACGGTATACATAGCTTGCTTTTTTATTTTACACGTTTTAGAATACCGTTACCCTCAATGGGTACACTATCCTTTTGCACCCGGCAACGGACAGTTCATTGACAGGGTAACGGCTTTTCCAATTCCGGCTATTGCTATTTACATCACTATAAAATTTATCAGGCGCAGTTATGATAAAGAGCGGCATCAGGTAAATGAAAAAGCAGCGGCTATTGAAGTGCGCAACCAACAGATATTACAGCAAACCGCACAACTGGAGCTGGCTAATGCCGAAAAGAGTAAGCTCATGTCCATTATATCGCATGATTTGCGTGCGCCGCTGGTAAACATACAAACCTATCTGGAGCTATTAAATAATGAAGACATAGAACCTTTGCAACGTTCCAAGTTTGAGAAGGATCTGCTAAGTGCAACGCGTACTACCATGAATATGCTATCTAACGTATTGCAATGGTCAAAAACGCAAATGGATGGCACTGTTGTTAGCCTGAAAAACATTAACCTTAGTCAAACCCTGCAAAGCACCTTTGATCTGGAAAAAATGATGGCTAAAGCTAAAGGCTTAACATTTCAATACAACATTCCACCCAATATAACTATAATAGCCGATGCTGATATGTTGCAATTAGTGGTACGTAACTTGACCAATAATGCCATTAAGTTTACACCTGCGGGAGGAAGCATTACAATTGAGGCCCAACAACAATTAAACGATTGCCGCATAACGGTTAGCGACACCGGCAAAGGCATACCTGCAGATAAGATGAGCTCCATATTTACGCTTAATGCGCAACCCACTTTTGGCACCAATAACGAACGGGGGGCAGGTTTGGGCCTGTTGCTTTGTAAAGAGTTTACTGAACGGCAAGGTGGACGAATTAGTTTTGAGAGCAGCACCGATAAAGGCTCTCGCTTTTTTGTTTTTATGCCGATGGCTTAG